One window of Amaranthus tricolor cultivar Red isolate AtriRed21 chromosome 11, ASM2621246v1, whole genome shotgun sequence genomic DNA carries:
- the LOC130827557 gene encoding mitogen-activated protein kinase kinase kinase 18-like, whose amino-acid sequence MEIDKNWIKGKLIGNGSYGSVYIGVQESNGVRFAVKSASKYSNSSLQALENEVEILRSLSSSSPFIVSYYGDDETTSDRNLFLEYLPSGDVSKSGGISDEELIRSYTWCLVMALKEIHSKNIVHCDLKGSNVLVDSINRVAKLCDFGSSIQVVSDSEFHQQLKIVPRGSPLWMAPEVVRGESQGFEADIWSLGCTVIEMFTGFPAWQDSGAHTLFKIGYSDEVPEYPSRLTEVAKDFLNKCLVRNPEERWSCDQLLLHPFLLPVPAEFSPRSIFDLQNLYFSDDDEHDHNQFQDEQSLVDDHETEEILDRIGELATISGVNWESDGWVDVRSSKQEQKEQEVFEGATWEYSEIFEGETVKENDNLIHEKNISGVDGGNGDSYGGLTKIEIDLLFLLIVEVIHFLSLILLINSFTIMNKFILLLRGKYEHYICGSLKYYRSV is encoded by the coding sequence ATGGAGATTGATAAAAACTGGATTAAAGGAAAATTGATCGGAAACGGATCATACGGTTCAGTTTACATCGGAGTACAAGAATCTAACGGTGTTCGTTTCGCAGTAAAATCAGCTTCAAAGTATTCAAATTCTTCATTACAAGCTTTAGAGAACGAAGTTGAAATTCTTCGTTCTCTATCTTcatcttcaccgttcattgtaAGTTACTACGGCGATGATGAAACGACGTCGGATAGGAATCTTTTTCTGGAGTATCTTCCTTCCGGCGATGTGTCAAAATCTGGTGGAATCAGTGACGAGGAGTTAATCCGATCGTACACGTGGTGTTTGGTTATGGCTTTGAAAGAAATTCATTCGAAAAATATTGTTCATTGTGATTTGAAAGGTAGTAATGTTTTGGTCGACTCCATTAATAGAGTCGCGAAGCTTTGTGATTTCGGATCATCAATTCAAGTAGTATCTGATTCGGAATTCCATCAACAGTTGAAAATAGTGCCACGTGGTAGTCCGCTTTGGATGGCTCCTGAGGTCGTCCGCGGAGAATCACAGGGGTTTGAGGCGGATATATGGTCATTAGGATGTACAGTGATTGAGATGTTCACCGGATTTCCAGCGTGGCAAGATAGCGGGGCCCACACTTTGTTTAAAATTGGATACTCTGATGAAGTACCGGAATATCCGTCCCGATTAACCGAGGTTGCTAAAGATTTTTTAAACAAGTGTTTGGTTCGTAATCCGGAAGAAAGATGGAGCTGTGATCAGCTGTTGCTACATCCATTCTTACTCCCTGTACCTGCAGAATTTTCTCCTAGAAGTATCTTTGATTTGCAGAATCTCTACTTCTCCGATGATGATGAACACGATCACAATCAATTTCAGGATGAACAATCATTAGTTGATGATCACGAAACTGAAGAAATTTTGGATAGAATAGGTGAATTAGCAACAATATCAGGGGTGAATTGGGAAAGCGACGGTTGGGTGGATGTTAGAAGCAgtaaacaagaacaaaaagaacaagaggTTTTTGAAGGGGCTACTTGGGAATATTCAGAAATATTTGAGGGTGAAACcgtaaaagaaaatgataatctAATACATGAGAAAAATATTAGCGGTGTAGACGGCGGTAACGGTGATTCATATGGTGGGTTGACAAAGATAGAAATAGACTTGCTATTTTTATTGATAGTAGAAGTAATacattttttatcattaatattattaattaattcttttacaataatgaataaatttatACTCCTATTACGGGGTAAATATGAACACTATATTTGTGGATCACTTAAATATTATAGaagtgtataa